The Brachypodium distachyon strain Bd21 chromosome 4, Brachypodium_distachyon_v3.0, whole genome shotgun sequence nucleotide sequence AGCCACCTCCATTGCACTGACCTGgcaacatgcatatgtggacACGGGATACggcaaatatatatatatatatatataattacAAATTAGTAGAGAAGATACTGCCCCATTTATTTCGTGCCTACTGCGTGTGCCTCCAATACATGCCTTAATCCCCTCCCACAGATGTCATGCTTCCTAAAACAATGACAGGCCACAGCATTGGGCATCATCAGCACACACAGAGGCCCACAACAACACATTAGCGCAGAAGATAAAACAGAGGCAGAGGGATTTGGAGGGATAGAGAAGAACACAGTagcacagaagaaaaaacagaggcAGGGGGATCCGCAGAGATAGAGAAGAGGGAAGCGGAAGAGCTTGTAGGTTACCTCAGCTGGATCCCGGAGTTGGACTCTGGAGCGCGGACGGCGACGGATGGAGAAGATTTGAGGCAGCGCCCGGCGTCAGATCTTGAGGCGCGGCGGCCGACTAGtctggcggcggcagccggcgcGTCCGTCACCGGCCGCATCGCAGGAGCACTAGAGAGGTAGGTTGGGGTCGGGTCATGGCTGACGGCTGTGGCGATGGTTACAGATCCAGTTTTTTTGTTGCCATCCAGATCTGCCGTCGTGTCCCAGTGTTTGCAAGCCGTATCCCgaattatttcatttttttaattcaaaaacAGGGGATACTTGGTGACACCCGTGTCGGGGTGTGTCCCTGTGTGTCAGCACGACACCACGGAGGATCTGGCCGTATTGGTGCTTTGTAGCTAGCCACGGACTGGCCCTTAATAGACACGAGTAATTATTTAAACAACGTTTGCAACCTTGCACATGTACTTATGTTATGCTGCGTAAAGTTCATCAAATTAACTTGACTGAGATGTTAACTTTTGAAGAGGAGTTGGCTAGTGCTGTTGCTGAGTTGGAAGAAAGCAACCACAAATTGGCAGTCCTCAAAACACAGGGAGACACTACACGCGGAACTCCAACCTTCTTCCCTACTTTAGGAAATAAGAACATGGCAGAGGATAATGTCAGAGACAAACAAAAGGAATTGCAGGATCTTGAAGCGTGCCACAAGGATTTTACGGTAACTATAACTTGGTTTCTTAACATCCACTGTATTGACTATGTTTGCTGTGAACCTAATGGTGacgcttgttctattatttggATCAGGATTTGGTTTCACAACGTTTGGTGGAAATTAGGAGACTGCATGAAGAGAGAATTGAGATTTTGAACAAGCTAGCTACTTTTCAGGTCTGCACGCGCTTGTTTAGTGAAATATTTTTGGAAGGGGCCATAACAAGGGTCTAAATGTTGTTCTACAATTTTGAGTATCTTTCCCATGGTTGATGTGTAATACTAGTGTTTTTGAGCCATGCTTTGCTGTGTATTTTTGGATGATATTTGCTTTTATACCAAGTACCAACACTACTGAAGTATTCCTAGACTATTTTAGCATGTAAAGGGTAACATACAGACGCGTTGTTTGAAAATGGACATCTTTTGATGAAATGTATGGTTTAAAATTCTGTCACCTCAACTAAAAGCTGTCTCATAGCATCTCAAGAATTGAAGAGCTATTTTAATTTAGTTTGATCTGTTTGCTATAATTTCAATGGTGAGTTGGCTTAATTGAGATCCCACATAGGAGTCACATCTTGGAGAAGGAAGATGTATtttactgaaaaaaaaatcttgcatGACTTACCTTCGAAATTTATGAACAGAACACTTTGACGGATTGCAAGAGCATTTATTCTTCACAAGCTTTTCAAGTTCTGAAGGATCAACTCCAAAAGTCACAAGCAGAGTTAGATCAGTGCCGGACACTATTAGAGACATTACAGGTGGTTACTGGCAGTAGATATGTACATGTCGTGTTGCAAAGAGCCTGAACAAAGTATGTTATGTTTGGCTGAGTTTCTACTTGACTTTCTTCAGGTTGACAAGGATAAGTTGATATGGCAAGAAAGGGAAGTTAATGCAAAAGTTGATCTGGCTGGAATTTCACATAGGGTTTATGTGAATTGTGAGTCAAGCATTGCAGTTTTAGAACAAAATCTGCGGAAAGTAGTTGATGAAAAGAATATGCTTCTGCTGAAACTTGAAGAGTCTTCGAGAGGACCTGGTATGATGGTGCCTATATTTGAAGTTGTTAATAATATTGGGTTGTTCTCATGTGGCCATGTTGAAATATAAATAAGTTAAAGGTTTCTATCTTCAGGGCGGAAGCAAATCATATCAGAATTTAAAGCCCTTGTGTCATCCCTGCCCAGAGAAATGGGCGCTATGCAAAATGAGTTATGCAAGTACAAGGATGATGCTTCAGAATTGCATTGTTTGCGAGCTGAGGTTCACTCCCTTTCTGATGTTCTAACAAGAAAGGTAAATTACTTGATACAAGTTTGGAGAAGTTCACAAGTGTTTTGTAACTGATTTGGTTaaggttttaattttttttgtgctttaCAGGAAAATGCTATCAATGAATTATTATGTAGATCTGCTCGTGCTGGATCTGAAATAAGGGATCTACGATCTACGGTACTGatattttaaaatttgctGATTTAACTTGAAATTATTGGGATTCCTTTGTCTTTGTCAGACATCAGGAAATGGCTTGTTTAAGCTAGTTTCTTGaattttaattcattttgtttttatgaATTATAAAGCAATTATAATTCACATACTATGTAGGTTTGTGAACTACGGCAAACGAATTGTGAGTTGAAGCTATTTCTGGAAATGTTTAAGCATGAATCTACTGATTCAAGGTGGTTTTATTGCAGCAGAATCCATCATGAAGCTATTTTCTCACTAAAACAAGCTTCTATCCTTCTGATGTACATAGCTTACTGTTTTGTGACAGAGATGTGCTGGAGTTTAAAGATAGAGAATATCGTGAATGGGCTCATGTCCGGACCCTTGAATCTTCTCTTGATGAGAGTAGGCTAGAGCAGCGTGTCAAGGCAGCCATTGAAGCTGAAGCAACATCTCAGCAGAGACTAGCAAGTTGTGAAGCTGAGATTGCTGAATTAAGGGGGAAGATGGATAGTTCCAGAAGGTACattctatatatgcattttcTTCACTGGATATTTGGAAGTGTACCTGGATAAAAGTTTATATCTCCATACTTCGCTGTAATATGCCATTGCATCTGCTGAAGTAGATTAGAAGTTGGGTACATGCTCCATTTTTACCGATGAAAAAGGTACTAACTGGTGAATTTTCTGTGCGCTACAGAGATTTTGGTAATTTATCTGAATTATTGAAATCAAAGCATGAAGAGGGTGAATCTTACCTGTCAGAGATTGAGGTCTGTATCATCTCTACATGTTTGTACGATACAGAACTCAGTAAACTAGAAATAATTATATTTGACATTTCAGAGTATTGGGCAAGCATATGAAGATATACAAACACAAAATCAACAATATCTACAGCAAATTATTGAGAGAGATGATCACAATACAAAGGTAATTCTATGAGCCCATCTGATATTGTTTGTTCATGTTGGTGTATCCTTGTGCAAACCAGGAAGAACTCAGAATTGAGACCTAGTTTGAACAGTTTTGACAGTTTGAACGTGCTACAGACTGTATTTGTGTAGAAAACCTCAAATAGTAATGTCTTGGCAATTAGATTATACTGTAGTTGTGTAGAAAACCTCAAATAGTAATGTATTAGCATGCCCATATATGGTTGGTTAATTAGATTTATATAACTGTACAAGGAATGATCATTCGAGACCCTAGAGAGTCAATACTTATCTTGATATGTCATATGGAAGTATAAGTATCTTTTTGAACAGCAACTTGTATCGCACAATCTTATGTTTGCATGTTACTGCAGATCTTTATGGAAGGTGTTAAAGTGAAACAGACACAGGATACCTTGCATTTAGAGGTATGCAGCTTGAACAGGAATTTACGGCAAGCTAAGAGCTTGATAGATCTCTACAAGGAGAAAATTTCTCAGCTTGATGACAAGGTAAATGGACACACACAATGACACAATTTAGGGAAGAATATCCTATTTTTACGCTGATCACATGCTTTTCTTTATTCGCAGTTGAAAGTTTGGTCAGAGCAGGCAGTGAGACTTTCAGAGGATGAACGGCGTCATTCTGTTTCTTCGGGCAATGCTCAAAGAAAGCTGGTGGATGCACAGGGAGAGGCTCAGCAATTGAGGTGTTCAATGGATCAAGTGCAAGCCAAAGTTGGGAGGAGTCGGTTGGAAGTTGCTGGGCTGCTTATAGAATTAGAGAAGGATAGGTAATTGCTTGCAGAGGATGTCCTTTTCCATACTCCGTATGACATTCTGATTTCTTTGCGTTACAAGTTAATGTTTTTTTCCAGGTTTAGTAAGAGAAGAATTGAGGATGACTTGGAACTGATGTCAAGGAAAGCTAGTTCTCTTAGAGCAAAGACAGAGGAATCATCAGTGCTGGAAAAGCTCCATCAAGAGGCCAAGGAGTATAGGGAGATATTGAAATGTGGTGTCTGTCACAACCGACAGAAAGAGGTGAATAGTGTTCCCTTACATTTCCTATTAACCCCAGTCACCGTACCAAATCTGACAACTTATTCTCCCGCATCGTTTAGGTTGTGATTACCAAGTGCTACCATCTATTCTGTAATGAGTGCATACAGAAGTTACTCAGAAACCGTCAGCGGAGGTGTCCTTCATGTGGATTAAGCTTTGGGGCTAATGATGTGAAGCCTATTTATATATGACGCCGCAGTGGTGTTTAAGGATGCTGTCGTGGGACATCTAGGGACACATGACTTAACGCTGCTTGTTTGGCGTGCTACATCATCCTTCAGTCAGAAATGTAGATTAAACTTACAAAGTTTCTCCAAGGAGGACCCCATAGCATATGCTAGTTTGAAGGCACGCACAATGCCCAATGCCCATGCTATGCCAGTGTGGCTTCCCGCTCCTTTGTAAAGTGTGGCattttcttgttgaaataGCCGCTAGTCTTAGCTTCCCTAAACATtctattattttatttgacaGATCCAAGGAAGAGAAGTTGGCGACTCCATAAAACATACCATAGATTGTATGATATATAGTTTGTAGCTGGACATGAATTATGTAGGTTTTGGCTGTCCGTTTCAGCTTGTACTTTGTACATTTTCCCCCATGCTTTTTTGTTGATAGCCGAATGGCGGTCAAATgcagtttgtttttttgacagcaaaaatCCCCCTTTTATTCATTCATAATTAGAGTTACATCTTTCACCAAGAGAAGGATTATGCTCGGAGGAGGGAGGTGAAACCAAGAGGAGGGCATGGATGATTTAGCTAAATCCGCTAGCTCATGAGCCACCTTGTTCGCTTCACTTGGATAGTGTCTGAAGGTGATCTTCACAAAATCTGAGGCAAGCACCGAACAGTCATCGAAAATGGCCGCCGCTGTAGAATAATTCAGTCCGTTGCTGTTCATAGCCTCAACGACCTCCATATTATCGGAACAAACAGCAATCCGATGACAGCCCGTCTGTGCCGCAAGCTCAAGTCCACTTCGCGGAGCGTGCGCTTCAGCAGAGAGCACATCCTGAACGACATCAAGTTTGCAGGTCTTGGCCGAGATGAACTCCCCCTTCCGGTCCCGGATGACAGCGCCCGTAGTGCCGCAGAGATTATCTGCATCAAACGATGCATCCACATCAAGCTTGACACAATCTGACGGAGGTCTGACCCAACCATGCCGCACAATCAAATGCAGTTTGTTAGTAGAATAGTTGTCTTTGTGGTTGTGACTGGCATGCGGTATCCTGGCTATGTACCTTGTGTTGTAAATTTTGTTGTGGAGATTCATTGTAGGACTATGAAGCGGTCAGAAACTGAGCAACTCATCGCTACATTAGTGATTGTTGCTCCCATCATTCTGAAACCGATCAATCTTGGACAACTTGAACTCTTATAATTTCTACGTTTGTGATTGTTTCTTCTCCCGTAGAGTATTTTTCCCTCTCTGTATCTAAAACTCTGTTCTCCTTCATGAATGAAAAGCAACAATCTGCTCTGTTGTGTCTTCATAAGGAGAAGGTCACTGAGCAGAGAACCAGGGTAGTATCATCTGTCAGACGGGCGCAGTTGTacaatcttcttcttttctgctTTCCTCCAGAATCATGATGTTTGCAGATGACCTACTCATTTGTGGAAGTGCCACCATTCAAGAAGCGACAAACATTCTGCACATCATTGATGATTTTTGTCACTGTTTTGGTCAGACTCCAAATTGGAGCAAAGCTGCCATCCTTTTTAGCAAAAAAGTAGATCCCATTCTTGCTTCCCAAATCAAAAGTATTTTTCATGTCGAGGATCTCAACAGTCCTACTCTTCACCTTGGACATCCTCTCATCCTCCCTCCCAAAAACAGGTCCTCAGCTTAGAATTTCATTATTGACAAATTCAAAGCTAAGCTCAATGGTTATAAAGCCAATCGCCTTTACCACACCGGTAGACTCACTCTCATTAACTCAGTTTTTTCCTCCATTCCTGTCTACTATATGTCCAATTTCCTTTTTCCCAAGAATTTCCTTGCTAAGCTTACTGTTATCATTAGGAACTTTTGGTGGACTGGTGTCAGGGAGGAGACCAAACTAAACCTCTTTACCTCAAAGCGTAGTCATATTTCCCTCATTCTCAGCCAAGTATTTTCCTGACTATTCCTTCTGGAAGCCCAACTGCAACTCCCCAAAATCTGATTTTTGGGCCTCCATTTCCAAAATCAGGCACACTCGTTTTGAATCCTGCTTCTATCAGATCAGAGAAGGGAGAATATCTATTTTGGAGCACTCCGTGGTTCTCTCACTGGGAAAACATTCACTCTCATCTTAAGATTCAAGCTTCTTCTTTCAGATACCTAGCTGAGGTCAGGGATTTTTGGAATATTGGTACTAAAACTTGGAACACTAACTTGATTTTGCGGCATTTTGATAATCCAGCAGCAGATGCTATTCTCAGGACCCCTATCCGCAtgcaacaaaagaaattgTATTTGCCTACTACTCCGACCTTGCCCCAAAAGGATAAGGAAATTGGATAAGAGCGAGAGCTAGACTGACTGTTGGTCCAATGCTAGTGGAGGATTCAGACTGAGGACCCCCAGCGGCGGCTACTCATAAGAAGATGAAGGATTGAAAGAGGACTGATCACCCCTCTGATTTGTGATCTTttaatagaaagaaaaagcCTTATCTCAGACTTCAAGGTCAATGAAAGCGGGATTCGATTGACAGTATTCTTCGAGGAGATGGAAAAGACATTCTCTGCTGGAAGCATAGTGCCTCGGGGAAATGCACATCTAAAAATGCCTATAAGTATTGTGCTCAAGCCCTGCAGGATTCTTCTCCCTCCCCTATACCTTCGCAGGTCTCCCCGGCGCTTATGGAAATCTAGAAATGCAAGAATCTCCTTCCCAGAGTTAAAACTTTTTCCTGGAGACTTTTTTAGCGTGCCCTTCCCACAGGTAAAAGAGCTGGTAAGATCTCTAAACACATTTTCAAAAATTGTGTCAAGTGTGGAGTTTTAGAGGATGAACTACACATCTTCTTTCTCTGCCCTTTTGCCAAAACTGCTTGGTTTGCAGCCCCTTGGTTCATCAGATCTGAAATTTATGTGCAGCACTGTCCTAAGGCTTCGATTCAAAACATTTTCACTTTTCTCTGGTGTATTTGGAAATCCAGGAACAATTTTCTATTTACAGGAAGCTTGCTTCTCCTACTCAGGTGTTTCCAAATGCTAAAAGCTTGATTGCAGGAATTGAACTAGAGCTCGCTGCTGACTTGAGCTCTGGGAAGGAACAGGAAATCCAAATTTCTCAAACTACTCCTATTTCTACCTCTCAGATTTCACAGCTATAGGGATTCAACATATATTCAGATGCAGTTTGGAAGGATCCAGCCTCCGAAGATGGTCAAGCTCCAGCTGGACTCGGCATCTTCATTGAATCACCGGAACCTCATAACAGATGGATTGCGCAAATTCAAGCCATCTCTTCTCCAGTGTCTTCGGCGATGCAGGCTGAAGCTCTAGGAGCTCTTCTAGCTGCTAATATTCTCTCCCACCTTCAACAGCAAGATGCAAAACAGATTTCTGATAATCAAGGCCTTGTTCTAGCTTGCCAAAACAGGGATATTGAAGGCTGTCCGGGGCATTGGTCCATCAaacctcagcttctccagaTTATCGAGACCCACTCTTCTCTCAACGCTCTGTTCACTACCAGAGATAACAACACTCTAGCGTACCATTTGGCTAGGAAAGCTAATTAAGAGCAGCCAAAACAGCAAGCACActctctcttgtactaataGCAATCACAAGGCTCTTAACTGCCCCTTGAAGCACTTATGTAATCCTCAAAGCTCTGTTCCCTAGAGGCTCAAAAATGTACTCTGTTGTTAATGAATAGATTCCCctacttttaaaaaaaagattgcgCTCCAGGAATAGTTATCTTCAGAAACAGATTGGCTAAAAGGAAACGAAGAACGTGCGTTGTGCCGCATTGAAACTGAATTTGATCGTTGCATCTGTTGACGAGGACGACAAGCTCTTCGTCTTGTTGATGTCTTAGTGGTAgaagacattggtttgatttgaTCTGCGCCAAGATTCGCGGGCAGCTGATCCGAGAAGGAGTCTGAGCTGGATGCCAGCGAGGCGGCCAGCTGGCGCGCTGGCCCCGCATAACAGAAAGGCCCACACACATTGGCAAGGAACCCCCTCGACTTCCGGAATACTCCAACCCGAGCCCTTAGATTACGTTACCATTTCGCCCTTCTTCCCCGTCGAATTCCTGCTAGTCCCCTCTCCCGCCCGCCTCTGAAACCTCCCACCTCGCGCCGATTCCCCACCGCCACCCTTCTCCTGAAACCCTGGCCCAGCCGCGCATCGATGGAGGAGGACAGCAGCGGCCGTGGCCCCAGCGTCGACGGGGAGGTCTCgacgtccgccgccgcgcccgcgcttCCGGGTGGGAGCGGCtccagcggaggaggaggagggctgcTGCGCGAGCGCGACGTCGTCCGCGAGGTCTTCGACCTGCTCGTTGCCGAGGGCTACGTGACGGAGGTTCCATCCTCCGGACCCCAGCCGCACCGCCgcttcctcgccgacgcccgCCTCGGACTGCTTCGCGCGAGGTCCGCTCCGCTCTGCTCCAACCCTGACCTCCCTTCTACTGCACTGTACTGTACCACCTGCGCGGCCGTGAATGTTCGAATTGCAAtggcatcgatcgatcacggGGTTTAGGAACCGAAACCATCCCTGCCTAAATCAAGGGGGATTGGAAGTTCGTTCGTTTCCCCTTGAATCCCTTCCAATCCAGAGGGGCTCGTAGAGAAATTGGAAGGGGTTTACAGTTTAGGGGCACGGAGTGCCTGTAGATTAGATTTATTTCAGTCTTTTTCTTTATGTCAGCAATGATTCACTCGTGTTCCTGTGCTTTGCACTTGTAGGATCAAGAAATTAGAGAATATGTCAATCCATCAGATGATCTCTACACAAGAAATCGATACGCGCGCCCCACCATCCTATGCCCATGACTCCAGGGTAAAGATCTTTCTTACTGCCACTGGATCCTCTGTGGATGTCTCATTACATCAGCAAGTAATCACGGTTCTGTAAAATTCTTTCTGTGATCAGCCAAGTTATGATTGGTcaaattctgtaaaataacATAATATATTCTTTTTCCTGAGCCTTCCCTTATTGTTTTCCTTAATTACAATTCTGATCTTGTTGAACGTAAACTTCATCAGGAATGTTGTGACAACTAACATAATATATTCTTTTTCCTGAGCCTTCCCTTATTGTTTTCCTCAATTGTGATCTTGTTGAAAGTAAACTTCATCAGGAATGTTGTGAAAACTACAGTGTCTTGCTGGAACTAGCATTTTGTCTAACATTCAATTAACTTACTGGATTGAGAGAGGAAATACGAATGGTCTTGAAAAAAGGGCAATGTTCTGcttttatatttttcattcATTCTCAGTAAATAGCATGGGGAATGCAGCTGGATGTGCATGTCTTATAATTTGAACCTGGGTGAATGCTGTTCTGATTGCCCAGTCACAGCgccacttctttttttctttctgaaagtTACAATACCACTTTGTGTTATAGTATATATTATGACTCAAAGAATCTGAAACTTGCCTTGTAGCTCTTTCCCTTGTCAAGGTTACTTTGTTCTACAAATTATGATTATGCATCTTTAGCATCAGCTGTAAAAACTAGAATTGAGAATTAACTTCATAACTTTGATTAAAGCTTGAAGAGCAAAATGTTGATGCAACAACGAACTTTGATTTGCTGGAAGAAAGAAATGGTACTGACGACGCTTTTTCTACCAGGTACTCATACACTGCACTATTATACTTTCTATAGTTTTGACACTAACCAGATCTGTGCTGTTTCAAACTGTACATGATGAGGGCATGGACAAATGCATCATCTAACCATGTGCAATGCAATATAACTATAGTAGCCTGTGCTAAATAACTACACACTAAATGGGCTTTGTTTGTCTTCCTTGTATCCTATATGATTGTATCGGCAGCATGTTTATATATCAATTCATTCATTTATATCTTGTGATTAAtctcaaaatttggatgtgcAGCACTAATGAGACtaagaaattaagaaaagtAAGTTAGTATCACATTAAATTCTATTCTTGCatagacattttttataatTGGAGTAAAATGGAAAGTAAAGAGGATACTTGTGCTTTTCTGAAGCACCTATGCCATGTTATCGCTTCTGCTGAAAAAGAACTTGCACTTGCACTCATTTAGATTCTCATTCTGCACCCATACATGGAAAACTAAGTTTTCTATAGACTTAAAGTCACAGTTTCGAAGTCTCTCATCATTGGATTAACCTTATCTCTACATATTTCACAGGTCAAACACATTATATAGACAAATTCGTGAAGTACTATCCTGCATATTTGACGAGCCAAGCCGCCTTAGACAGGGGACatctgagaaaaaaaaagtaaatgtTGGGTTGACGCAAGATTGTCCTGGTAAAGAAATAGTGGAAAGTGAACCTAGCAATGAGAACATTCAGGTTTGTCAGTTGTGCAAGTTGATTGTTTTTTATgttgtttgttgtttcttttaaATAAACTGCTGATggaaattgttttttttccaaatgtGGTTTAGGTGGCAGAGAAGAATCTGATGGAGAAATTGAACAAAGTGCTTATTGACTGTGTCTTTTTTGCTCTACCACAAGTTCTGATATTTTACCCAAGATATGAAGTGAAACCTAAAGTTGACTCTGAGACAAAATCTGTGCAATGATTGAGCTTATTTGCAATGATCCAAGATGCAGATAATTTCAACTCTGAGAAAATCGCCGTGATAGCATTTTTCGTCGTATTTGCCAGTGTTTGGTTTCTGGGTTTACTTCTTACCCAATTTGGTCATGGGAAAAGCTGCACTTCCCTAGCTGCTGCGTTTACTTTTTGTACAGCCATTTGTACCATTGCCTTTATAGATTACAGCCTTTGGAAGTGTTTACCCAATGACCTTTTGTACATGGTGTTGTTCGGTATACACTGTCTAGCAATGTGTTTTGCGATAGGGTATGTCTGGCGTACATATGTGGGAGTGGAACTGGGACTACCAACTCTTCCTACTTTTCGGCTTCCTTCTTTTTGGATAAGATTTAACTATGAATAGTACATTTACCTGTATTTTGTTGGCTGGTGTCTACAGAAGATCTTTCATAGCATGTGAGTTTGGCATCGAGCTCGTGAGCCTAAGAATCAGTTATCTGATCATCTACTTCCATCTGCAGAGCCTAAAAACCAGTTACCCAATTCTGTATCTTCGCCTGCCCCTGAGATAGTTTGATGATTTGGTGGGTATATCATTCTAACTCTGCATATTATATCAGTTAAATTGCATCAATTAGCTTATATTGTGTGACATACCTGCAGTCTACTTTGTGTCTAATATATAATGCAGTTTGAAAACACACAGGGTTTTACCTTCCTTCCTAGCAAAAGAAGCAAATACTTGGAACTTTGCCTTCGTTATTCTTTTCTCTTTGATTTTGAACATCCTTCTATCACTCCAAGAACATGGCATGCCCGCTCCATGCTTGATCTAACTTTTGCCACTAAATcggtgtgtagattttacttgGAACCCTCCACTGATTATTCATGAtttgtttctcttctctccAATTAGTGGTTCATGTGCCATTTAAGTCCCTTTGGATGAGATATAAAGGATTTTCTGTTGCGAGTGCATGGGTATATAGTTGCATGCTGCGAATGATAAATGATCAGAATCTTGGTGTACTTCATTTTCAGGTGCAATTGACCTTCTGCTCTTGGTGCTTGGACAGTACGAACTGGGGAAATGAATACTTTCTCAAATACAATGAAACAAATAAGAATGAAATGCATCATTTGATATATCATCTCTGAAATAATGATCTATCACCATCTTGGTAGTCCTGTCTAGCTTGGTTTAAGAAATATTGATTGACCAATGCCATGGTATCTCAGTGACTTTTTCCCCCTGCTTCGCTATTTTGCTCCTTTGATTGTCCAGAATAGCTCGCTGAATTTACCATTTGCACTAACTGGAAGCTgcaattttgtactccctctgaacctaaattcttgacttaaatttgtccaaatatgaatgtatctattcttcaaaagcgtctagatacatgtaatatttcgacaacaatttaggatcggagggagtacatgccTTACTGACCATATAGTGTTATTGTGTTGCAGGTGCTAGAAGCAGTGGCTAACTAGCAGAGACAATCCATCTTAGAAATGTGCACTGATCCTTTTGGAGAAGCAAATCTTGACGAAACTGCGAATTTCACTGCAACGAACAGCAAGTGCTTACCAGCAAGTGGCTTTGATCCTGTATGCAAAATGCAAACGGCAACAGCTTGTACAGAAACAAGTGCACTGACAACTAGCTCATTGTAGTTCATTCCTTTTGGGTATCAATTGGTCACTCTTGTAAAGAAAGTGTATGCGGAGAGTGACTTGATTAAATTTGCACGATTTTGTCCTGGTCA carries:
- the LOC100825148 gene encoding E3 ubiquitin-protein ligase BRE1-like 1, which codes for MGSTGEPDRKRRLSGSFPQQGVAAPVAAKRPALPPCSDDKKLDFAVLKYKNQKLSEQLEVHKSGYRALEGKFDDLKQRQKAHHETQDLVNKSWESLVTGLKSISLCKSGSQNSSCSSGHSNVSTDGACIPKDKDFLSRLVETGATESSGCHMENNAHSSTTDVLKNVFSSIDSWDASNKFQPAFVAALPENDSSRELQSTLNELVLEFNEAMQALSDLHLKHRKLTEKYQNQKYLNVQRKAEHIRLKEELASAVAELEESNHKLAVLKTQGDTTRGTPTFFPTLGNKNMAEDNVRDKQKELQDLEACHKDFTDLVSQRLVEIRRLHEERIEILNKLATFQNTLTDCKSIYSSQAFQVLKDQLQKSQAELDQCRTLLETLQVDKDKLIWQEREVNAKVDLAGISHRVYVNCESSIAVLEQNLRKVVDEKNMLLLKLEESSRGPGRKQIISEFKALVSSLPREMGAMQNELCKYKDDASELHCLRAEVHSLSDVLTRKENAINELLCRSARAGSEIRDLRSTVCELRQTNCELKLFLEMFKHESTDSRDVLEFKDREYREWAHVRTLESSLDESRLEQRVKAAIEAEATSQQRLASCEAEIAELRGKMDSSRRDFGNLSELLKSKHEEGESYLSEIESIGQAYEDIQTQNQQYLQQIIERDDHNTKIFMEGVKVKQTQDTLHLEVCSLNRNLRQAKSLIDLYKEKISQLDDKLKVWSEQAVRLSEDERRHSVSSGNAQRKLVDAQGEAQQLRCSMDQVQAKVGRSRLEVAGLLIELEKDRFSKRRIEDDLELMSRKASSLRAKTEESSVLEKLHQEAKEYREILKCGVCHNRQKEVVITKCYHLFCNECIQKLLRNRQRRCPSCGLSFGANDVKPIYI
- the LOC104584641 gene encoding uncharacterized protein LOC104584641; its protein translation is MEEDSSGRGPSVDGEVSTSAAAPALPGGSGSSGGGGGLLRERDVVREVFDLLVAEGYVTEVPSSGPQPHRRFLADARLGLLRARIKKLENMSIHQMISTQEIDTRAPPSYAHDSRLEEQNVDATTNFDLLEERNGTDDAFSTRSNTLYRQIREVLSCIFDEPSRLRQGTSEKKKVNVGLTQDCPGKEIVESEPSNENIQVAEKNLMEKLNKVLIDCVFFALPQVLIFYPRYEVKPKVDSETKSVQ